GTGGTAAAGCCTCCAAGAGTGAGCGGAAAAGCTAAGTCTTTAATAGTAGCTACTGCTGAATTAGTATGCTTAAAATGGGCGTAAAAATGAATAGCAAAATCAACTGAAATACCTAATACCACAGACCCCGCCCCAATGGCTATTACAGAAACGCTTTCTCTTATTAAGTAAAGTATTCCCACCGAGAAAAGAACGCCGAAAAGTACTGGAATAAAAATCACGAAGAAAGAACTCCACCTTTTGAAGAAATAAGTAATAAGAATAAAAAGAGCAATTATAGTGATGCTCAAAGTAATAACGATGTCTTGTTTTATTCTACTAGCATTTCCGGTAGCTACTACCGATGCTCCAAAGTATTCAGTTTTTATTTCTTCATCATTATTTTGACTTTTAGCGTAAGCAATCGCCTCATCAATATGTTCTATTAGTTTTTTATTCTCCGCCGTTTTTTGAGAAAGCACTGCCGGCTTTATGAAACAAAGCAGGTTTCTTTTGTCTTTAGTAAAAACAAAACCCTCATCTAGTTCAAAATTATCCTCTACTTGAAGAGACGCCAACTTTTGTAATACTGGCCCAGAAATACCAAGTGGGTCTTTTAGTATATTCTGTTTCAAAGCCATTCCTGATGGCGACATCAAGTTCCTAAAATTATTGGCCATTCCATTTTCTATGGCCGTAGGGCTTATTTTTTCTGCTAAGTTTTCATAATCACTTTCCTCTAAGAAAACTGGGAGATTTTCAAGATAAATGTCGTTAACAGTTAAAAGAGCCTCGTCTTCCATTTGTAAGGAGACATCTGAAATTAAATGTTCAGAAGAGTCTAGTGCCAAAAGCTTTGCCATAAAAACTTCGGCATATTCTTTTAAAACATACTCTTTCTCACTTACCGTACTGTCAGCAAAGAAAATATTGACTGCTATATTATCTAGGCTTTTGAGACTTTTTAGCGTCTCATTGATTGTTCTGACCTTGCCCGTAGAAGGCATCATCTTGGTAATATCCTCTTCAAGCTCTATTTGCGATGCATTATATCCCAAGAAAACCACCAAAACGCCGAAAATCCCAAACAAGAAGGCTCTGCGTTTTTGAAAATACCTATATAGAGATGTGAAAAATAAACTCATGCTGTATTAAGACTTAATTGCCCTATTCACCTTAACAGAAATAAACGTAACTGTTCCCAATAAAATCGCCATCACACCAGCGAACACAAAACTACCTAAGATATAGGCTGGGAGCTGTTGTTTGACCACTTCCAAGCTTAATTCAGTTGGAAACACAGATGCATTTTGATTCAATAAGATTTGTCCAATTTTTAAGCTTCCTAATAAAATGAAGGGGATAAACGGAGGGAAACTAATATTTGCCGCTATGATAACAATAGCTTTATTAAGCTTTAATAAATGCGATAGGAAAATAGCAGTCATTAGTTGATATCCCCAAATAGGAATAATGCCCATAAAAACACCAAAAGCTACACTAAATGCTTTTCGTGAGGCTGATTCTTCTCTGTTTAACAAGCTCTCCTTAATGAACTTACTTATAGTTTCTCTATTAAGGTTTTTAAAAAAACGTACTGGGATATACCAAAGAAAAGCCAGCGTTACCAAATAAGTATTGAGTACACTTATTCTAAAGAAGTCTTTAAAAGGTCTAAAATGAGAAACACGCTCATCACCTTTGGCATAAAAAACTTTGATAGGAACGGGTAAAACAGGCACTTTCTTCCAAGCCATTTTCACCATAATTTCAATTTCAAACTCGTACTTGGTGGTAAAAAGCTTCATTCCCTCCAGCTCTTTAAGTGGATATAACCTGAAACCTGACTGTGTATCTGGCAAATCAATACCTGTTTCGAGATTAAACCAGAAATTGGAAAACTTGTTTCCAAAGGTATTTTTCTGAGGCATATTTTCCTCTTGCAAATTCCTTGCTCCCACCAGCATCGCATTAGGATGCTCTTCAATAGCCTCTAAAAAACGAGGAATATCATCAGCAAAATGCTGCCCATCAGAATCTATAGAAATGGCATATTTAAAACCTCTCTCTTTTGCTCTTAACAAACCCGTTTTTAGAGCAAAGCCCTTGCCTTTGTTTGGACTGTATGAAATATTCTCTATCTCCGAAAATTCTTCTAAAATAGCTTCTGTGCTATCTGTAGAGCCATCATTTATGACAATAATATTCGAGGTGTATAGCGAAACGTCTTGAATAACAGCGGCAAGCGTTTTCTCGTTATTATATGTTGGAATCAACACACAACAAGACAGTTCCTCCATTTTTAAAGTATAACTCACTTTAGGGAATAGGTACTTTTGGTTGAAAAAAACTTTGTGCCGTTTGCACTTAAAGTACCACTAGCTTTCAGTGAACCATCTTCTTGGCTGCTATACTTTAGTTCAAAACTTAAAAGAGCATTTTCCAGCGGATTAAGCACCGACATGAATTTTAAGTTAACATCTTTGACCAATTGTAATTTAGTCTCTGTCAAAACCTCCAACACCTCTTTAAACATTTGCACTTGACATACGCCAGGCACCACGGGCATATCCGGAAAATGCCCTTTATAAATATCGTGGTTAGGGTTTAATTCAATATCCACTACAGTGGTTTCACCCTTTCCGATGTTCTTAATTTGAAAAAAGCTATCTAAAAGCATTTATGATTTCTTGAGATTAGTCAAATCTATTTTAAGTCTAAATCCATAATGTTGGATAGAAATATTTTCAGGAAAACCATTGGTATGATTATCCAGCGTGAATACTATTTTCTGCTTGTTATTCTCCGTATGCTCTATTCGCATTAAATCCTCTTCTTGAAAATAGTAGTTAGCCTCGTCTCCCGAGCTAAACTTATGCACCAACCTTCCTTCTTTATCTTTAAAAACTTCTGGTGTTTTATTTTTCAATCCGTTCATTAGGAGCAATTCCATGTCTTTCTGAATGGTCTTCATAAAAAGCGGTCTGTCAAACTGAGGAACAGAATAATGAACAATGGTCTCTTCTTGATTTACCTCAAAGTCAAAAAGCTTCATTCCCATTTCAGTGGTAAAAATCACGCGGTATGTTCCCTGTTCTGTTTGCTTGGTAAGTAGCAGTCCGCTGAAAGATTTGGTATAAAGTTTAATGTTTGCCTTAAAGAGGTAAGAGTTGTA
This sequence is a window from Arcticibacterium luteifluviistationis. Protein-coding genes within it:
- a CDS encoding DUF2062 domain-containing protein; this translates as MSYTLKMEELSCCVLIPTYNNEKTLAAVIQDVSLYTSNIIVINDGSTDSTEAILEEFSEIENISYSPNKGKGFALKTGLLRAKERGFKYAISIDSDGQHFADDIPRFLEAIEEHPNAMLVGARNLQEENMPQKNTFGNKFSNFWFNLETGIDLPDTQSGFRLYPLKELEGMKLFTTKYEFEIEIMVKMAWKKVPVLPVPIKVFYAKGDERVSHFRPFKDFFRISVLNTYLVTLAFLWYIPVRFFKNLNRETISKFIKESLLNREESASRKAFSVAFGVFMGIIPIWGYQLMTAIFLSHLLKLNKAIVIIAANISFPPFIPFILLGSLKIGQILLNQNASVFPTELSLEVVKQQLPAYILGSFVFAGVMAILLGTVTFISVKVNRAIKS
- a CDS encoding hydroxymyristoyl-ACP dehydratase, translated to MLLDSFFQIKNIGKGETTVVDIELNPNHDIYKGHFPDMPVVPGVCQVQMFKEVLEVLTETKLQLVKDVNLKFMSVLNPLENALLSFELKYSSQEDGSLKASGTLSANGTKFFSTKSTYSLK